The Saccharothrix variisporea genome has a segment encoding these proteins:
- a CDS encoding TetR/AcrR family transcriptional regulator — protein sequence MSPRKSAVEARGTRDRIVARGMALASVDGLEGLTIGRLAADLGMSKAGVLGHFGTKQALQLAALRTASEVFTRTVWRPVEHLEPGLTRLRALFGTWADYLETERDSFPGGCLFTTASIEFDARGGPVRDFVARLFTAWRRRLAGEVRTAVAHGDLPADTDPEQVAFEVFGVFFALNQEIHLFGAADAVARTRRALDRVLAG from the coding sequence ATGAGTCCGCGCAAGTCCGCCGTCGAAGCCCGCGGCACCCGGGACCGCATCGTGGCGCGCGGGATGGCGCTCGCCTCCGTCGACGGCCTGGAGGGGTTGACCATCGGGCGGTTGGCCGCCGACCTCGGCATGAGCAAGGCCGGGGTGCTGGGCCACTTCGGCACCAAGCAGGCGTTGCAGCTCGCCGCGCTGCGGACGGCCTCGGAGGTGTTCACGCGGACGGTGTGGCGGCCGGTCGAGCACCTCGAACCGGGGCTGACCCGGCTGCGGGCGCTGTTCGGGACGTGGGCGGACTACCTGGAGACCGAGCGGGACAGCTTCCCCGGCGGGTGCCTGTTCACCACGGCCTCGATCGAGTTCGACGCGCGCGGCGGCCCCGTGCGCGACTTCGTCGCCCGCCTGTTCACCGCGTGGCGGCGGCGCCTGGCGGGCGAGGTCCGCACCGCCGTCGCGCACGGCGACCTGCCCGCGGACACCGACCCCGAGCAGGTCGCGTTCGAGGTCTTCGGCGTGTTCTTCGCGCTGAACCAGGAGATCCACCTGTTCGGCGCCGCCGACGCCGTCGCCCGCACCCGCCGCGCCCTGGACCGCGTCCTGGCCGGCTAA
- a CDS encoding helix-turn-helix transcriptional regulator, with translation MATGSTTARRHQLRDFLRARRARITPEDVGMPAAGRRRTPGLRREEVAVLAGVGVSWYTWLEQGRDIRVSGEVLDAVARALRLSDTERAHLYVLAGLNPPRPVGRDREVTPQLRRLVDAWSPNPAILRDRYHNLLAINDGTRTVLGYDDTDHNCLISFFTHVRYREPHEHWASVAPVVVASFRAAAAHAPDDPEFQRLVAELTDLSPEFARLWARHDVGVPEQAVKAVHHPEVGELLFDLTTLTVTDHPDWYLELYHPRPGTPTAELVERLSLPRVVVAHPG, from the coding sequence GTGGCCACCGGATCGACGACCGCACGGCGTCACCAGCTCCGCGACTTCCTGCGCGCCCGGCGGGCGCGGATCACGCCCGAGGACGTCGGCATGCCCGCGGCGGGACGGCGGCGCACGCCGGGGTTGCGGCGCGAGGAGGTCGCCGTGCTCGCCGGGGTCGGGGTGTCCTGGTACACGTGGCTGGAGCAGGGCCGCGACATCCGCGTCTCGGGCGAGGTCCTCGACGCCGTCGCCCGCGCGCTGCGGCTGAGCGACACCGAGCGGGCGCACCTGTACGTGCTGGCCGGCCTGAACCCGCCGCGCCCGGTGGGCCGGGACCGCGAGGTCACCCCGCAGCTGCGCCGGCTGGTGGACGCGTGGTCGCCCAACCCCGCCATCCTGCGCGACCGGTACCACAACCTGCTCGCGATCAACGACGGCACGCGGACCGTGCTCGGCTACGACGACACCGACCACAACTGCCTGATCTCCTTCTTCACCCACGTCCGCTACCGCGAACCCCACGAGCACTGGGCGTCCGTGGCGCCCGTGGTCGTGGCCTCGTTCCGCGCGGCGGCGGCGCACGCCCCCGACGACCCGGAGTTCCAGCGGCTGGTCGCCGAGCTGACCGACCTGAGCCCGGAGTTCGCCCGGCTGTGGGCGCGGCACGACGTGGGCGTGCCCGAGCAGGCGGTGAAGGCCGTGCACCACCCCGAGGTCGGCGAGCTGCTGTTCGACCTGACCACGCTGACCGTCACCGACCACCCGGACTGGTACCTGGAGCTGTACCACCCGAGGCCGGGCACGCCGACCGCCGAGCTGGTCGAGCGGCTGTCCTTGCCCAGGGTGGTGGTGGCACACCCAGGTTAG
- a CDS encoding glucose 1-dehydrogenase: MNNRFDGKTALVTGGTSGMGLAVARRLVAEGARVVITGRDKARLDAALEPGVHGVAGDVSSLADLDALVDEVRSRFGRLDVVFANAGVGSFQPAAEVTEAEFDRVVGVNFKGVYFTVVKTLPLLVDGGAVVINASWTLHRGMAGASLYAATKAAVHNLSRTLAAELAPRRIRVNSVSPGYIETRMYHENVSPDLHDSVVAGVAAGRLGTSEEVAAAVAFLASDEGAYVNGQDLVVDGGVVATVAGPMA; the protein is encoded by the coding sequence ATGAACAACCGATTCGACGGCAAGACCGCTCTCGTGACCGGCGGCACCAGCGGCATGGGCCTGGCGGTCGCCCGCCGCCTAGTCGCCGAGGGTGCGCGGGTCGTGATCACCGGCCGCGACAAGGCCCGCCTGGACGCCGCCCTCGAGCCCGGCGTGCACGGCGTGGCCGGGGACGTGTCCTCCCTGGCCGACCTGGACGCGCTGGTGGACGAGGTGCGCTCCCGCTTCGGCCGGCTGGACGTCGTGTTCGCCAACGCGGGCGTCGGCTCGTTCCAGCCCGCGGCCGAGGTGACGGAGGCGGAGTTCGACCGGGTGGTGGGCGTGAACTTCAAGGGCGTCTACTTCACCGTCGTCAAGACCCTGCCGCTGCTGGTGGACGGGGGCGCGGTGGTGATCAACGCGTCGTGGACGCTGCACCGGGGCATGGCGGGGGCGTCTCTTTATGCCGCGACCAAGGCCGCCGTGCACAACCTGTCGCGGACGTTGGCGGCCGAGCTGGCGCCGAGGCGGATCCGGGTGAACTCGGTGAGCCCCGGGTACATCGAGACGCGGATGTACCACGAGAACGTGTCGCCGGACCTGCACGACAGCGTGGTCGCCGGGGTGGCGGCCGGGCGGCTGGGGACGTCGGAGGAGGTGGCGGCGGCGGTCGCCTTCCTCGCGTCGGACGAGGGCGCGTACGTCAACGGGCAGGACTTGGTGGTCGACGGCGGTGTCGTCGCGACCGTGGCGGGACCGATGGCCTGA